A portion of the Deferribacterota bacterium genome contains these proteins:
- the proB gene encoding glutamate 5-kinase: protein MRNLPSIKRLIIKIGSSLIASSEGVNNQYIERLAEIVSSLKKEIPYITIVSSGAIAAGISILRLEKRPKDIVGKQICAGVGQARLMWNYEQAFRKYNINVAQVLFTKDDFANKRRFLNIRHSLMKMLENGIVPIINENDIVVIDELKYVETFGDNDHLSALVSGLIEADLLLILTEVDGVYNKFSQKDKGGFVIKDVRSVSKILREIECNTKSSMGTGGMKSKLLATRKALSFGCNVGIINGRDLGNIVRFLKGESIGTYFYTSKNSFRLKKMWLAHGSIIKGKVKIDEGAANALISHNKSLLSSGVVEISGRFNIGDVISIVDINGIEIARGKVRYSSQELSKIAGVKSSEISNILGYKYSDEVVHKDDMVLNIEGALDGDL, encoded by the coding sequence ATGAGAAATTTACCATCTATTAAAAGATTAATCATAAAGATTGGAAGCTCCCTAATAGCTAGTAGTGAGGGAGTTAATAATCAATATATAGAAAGATTAGCTGAGATTGTTTCCTCTTTAAAAAAGGAAATTCCCTATATTACTATAGTTTCTTCTGGAGCGATTGCTGCAGGAATTAGTATATTACGTCTTGAAAAGAGGCCGAAGGATATAGTTGGTAAGCAGATTTGTGCTGGTGTTGGTCAGGCTAGATTAATGTGGAATTATGAGCAGGCCTTTAGAAAATATAACATAAATGTTGCACAAGTTCTGTTTACAAAGGATGATTTTGCAAATAAACGTAGATTTTTAAATATCAGGCATAGTTTAATGAAAATGCTTGAAAATGGTATTGTACCAATAATTAATGAAAATGATATTGTTGTTATAGATGAATTGAAGTATGTTGAAACTTTTGGTGATAACGATCATTTAAGTGCTTTGGTTTCAGGGCTTATAGAGGCTGACTTATTGCTTATCTTAACAGAGGTTGATGGGGTATATAATAAATTTTCACAAAAAGATAAGGGGGGCTTTGTAATTAAAGATGTTAGATCCGTTTCAAAGATTTTAAGAGAGATTGAGTGCAACACTAAAAGTTCTATGGGTACAGGAGGTATGAAATCTAAGTTGTTGGCTACAAGAAAAGCTCTTTCTTTTGGTTGCAATGTAGGTATAATTAATGGTAGAGATTTAGGAAACATTGTGAGATTTTTAAAAGGAGAAAGTATAGGGACATATTTTTATACTTCTAAAAATAGCTTTAGGTTAAAGAAAATGTGGTTAGCTCATGGTTCTATAATAAAGGGTAAGGTTAAGATTGATGAAGGAGCTGCTAATGCATTAATAAGTCATAATAAATCCCTTTTATCAAGTGGAGTTGTTGAAATTAGCGGAAGGTTTAATATTGGTGATGTTATATCAATTGTAGATATTAACGGTATTGAAATAGCAAGAGGAAAGGTGAGATATTCCTCACAAGAACTAAGCAAGATAGCCGGTGTAAAAAGTAGTGAAATATCAAATATCTTAGGATATAAATATAGTGATGAAGTAGTGCATAAGGATGATATGGTATTAAATATTGAAGGAGCTTTAGATGGAGATCTTTGA